The sequence GAGTTAACGGCTCATACGCAAGGTATTTATCAAGCCAAGCGCAATGCCAGTGACTCTGTCAGCATGGTTCAAACCGCTGAAGGAGCAATGCAAGAAATGACCGGTATTGTCCAACGGATGCGCGAGCTATCCGTTCAGGCTTCCAATGAGGGAACCATGGACACTACCGAGCGAGGTTATTTGGACCAAGAGTTCCAACTCTTGGAATCCGAACTGGACCGTATCGTAAGTGTTACAGAGTTTAATGGCACTAATTTGATTGATGGTAGTCTCTCAACGGGTACCAACTTTCAAGTCGGCTATAAAAACACCGCCAACGACAGAATCAGTCTGTCGATTGCAAACACTGGCTCTACGTCGCTGGGTCTTAATGATGAACTTTTGACATCAGCAACTGGAGCTCAGAAAGCGATTTCGGCCTTGGATACAGCTCTTTCCACGATTAACACTCAGCGTGCAACGCTTGGTGCTACTCAAAACCGGTTAGAGATGACCATTAATAATTTAAGTGCAAGCTATGAAAATCACTCCGCTTCGCTTTCGCGGATTCGCGACGTAGATGTGGCAGAAGAGACTGCCAGATTTACAAGCCATCAAATCTTGACCCAGGCCGGCACGTCCGTTCTGGCTCAAGCGAACGCGTTGCCGCAAGCGGCGTTAATGCTTTTAGGCTAAGAGGCAAACGTTAAACAATCCCCACCCACGCAAAGCATATCTTTGCCGGTATCTTAAAAGGGCAGCCCATGTGGCTGCCCTTTTTTTTGATCAATGCACACCCAGAGTTCCCATAAACCAGAGGATACACTTGTCAGCTCCAACGCTCGGATATAGACGCCCCTTGGTGAGGTGCAATATGAGTGAAGAGAATCTAACAATCCGGCTCGACCAATTCTTAAAAATGGCCGGTGTTGTTGAAAGTGGCGGCCAAGCGAAAGTTCTGATTCAATCCGGTGAGGTCACCGTCAATGGTGAAGTGGATACCAGACGCAAGCGCAAGCTTCGCCTCGGTGACGTTGTAGAACTCGACGGCCATGAAATGGAAGTCACGCTCGATTAGGGAAAACAAAGTGGACAACAAACAGACATCCAATCCCACTCCCCAAAATCCAGTCCCTGACCCGCGGGTCCTGATGGAAATTGTTGAGATGCGGATGCCTTTTGGTCGCTACAAAGGCCAACGTTTATCCGACTTACCCGAGCCCTACTTGGTTTGGTTCAGTCAGCAGGGGTTTCCTAAAGGCAAATTGGGACAGCTGATGGAAACTGTCTACGTTATTAAGCTCAATGGTTTAAACCATATTCTCGCTGAGCTAAAATGCATCGCTCAGGATCGCTGATTCATCGTATGAATCTAAGATATTTTTCCTAGAAATGTACGCACCACATTTATGGTGTTTTGCTGGGTTCTCTTTCATGCCAAAAGACCCCCACTCTAAAATTCTCGAAATATCAAACATTTGCATGTTGCGCAGTGCAGCAAAAGTATTATTAAGCAGTTAATAACGTAGGGGCATATGTACTTGGCAACCTACTTTTTATCTTCAAAACATACCCCTCCCCGCCCTTGACGAGTCAGTTGCAGAGTCGCAAACTTGCCCAGAGTGACACTTGAGAGAGAGTTATGAAGAAAAAGTATCAAAGTACGCAACCGGCTGACTTAGCCATTTTCGGCGGAATACTCTTAACCCTAAGCGGTTGTACCAATGCCATCTTAGAACCGCCCACACTCGCGCTCGGGCTCACAACCATGGCACTTCTTCTTTTGAGAATTAACAAGAAAAAATAATTACTCGAATCGCTCTATGCTGAGAACGCCATCAAGCAACGCCGGCGGGTTCGGTCCACACGTCGTATCCAAAAAGACACTCAATGCATCTGGCCAAGAGTTTAAAAACAAATTGCAGTTGCCTGGCTCGTTATCAAAGGCCGCAACAACTGTTCCTGTTTGAGAAATAAAACTCGCTGCCTCTTTTTTAAACACAAGATCTTCGGTTTCAAAGTCTGGCTTAAGAATCATCATGGTACGAATAAGGCCTACGGGGAATCCATTTGCTCTCAGAGACTCTGTGCATCCTGAAAGCATCCCAGGAACATCGCGCCCCGTGAGATAAACCATGGTTACACCAGCCTCGTAGAGCGCTTTCACAAACGCAACACTTCCCTCTAACGGCACATCATATTCCTGATAGCGATCTGTGAAAAATCTGCTGAACCAATATTTCTTAACTTGGTCCACCAAATCATCACCATGGATGCCGGCTTGCTCTAAAAAATCTGTCACAAGATACGGCAAAAACCGATTCGAAGTTGCGTTCAATTTCTTACGCTCAGCCTCAAAGCCACTCTCCTCCAACGCCTCGGCAACAAGTTTCCATGTGCGGGGTCCGTTATCAAAAAGAGTACCGTCCAAATCGAGGACCACCAACGGGTTTCCGCCAGCTTCTTTGACTGTTCGCGCGCGTCGCAAAATGTCTTCTAAAAGTTCTTTGGGTTTCATATTCATATCCCGGTCAATGGCGCTCAAGAGGTCGAGCGCAGCCTGTTCTCATGCCATAAATACCGTGGCCATGCCAATCAAGACCTTCAAACTATTCAATGCGGTTGCTTCTAAAAGTGGCCAGCCAATCCAGTTTTAAGGCTCTGGGTATATTGTTCGGCCGATCAAGACAATCAAGAACCCGGTCAGGTAAACGAACAAGCTATAAACAATCGCCGGTACAGCATAATCTGCGCCAAAAAAGCTCATCGTCAAACCCACTGCGAGAGCTGAGTTTTGGATTCCCACTTCCATCACAATAGCAATCGTTTGTCGTCCGGGTAATGCCAGAGACCGGGTCACGACAAAGCCTAAGAGCATCGTACCCACGTTGAGCGCCACCACCGCTGCACCCACTTCGTGTACAAGCTCTCCCAATCGTGAAGCTTGCCGCCCCACAGCGCCAGCGATAAGAACCACCAACAAAAAGACCGCGATGGATTTTACGATTTTCTCCATTAGACGCGCATACTTTTCGCTCCAGGCCCTCAACGCCATCCCCGTTGCGATCGGTAGAGCCATCAAGACAAAAACTTTCGTAACGGTCTCACCCATCGGCAAAGACAAATCAGATTCGCCCGTTGCGAAAGCTTGAAGCGCCCCACTGGCTATGAGTGGAATCGTGACAACTGTTAAAACTCCCGAAACCGCGGTCATAGTAACGGACAACGCAGTGTCCCCGCGCGCTAGATTCGTAAAAAGATTCGAGTGAGCACCACCAGGACACGCCGTGAGCACCACCAAACCGACCGCCAGCTCAGAACGCAGCCCAAATAACCACGCAACCCCAAACCCGCAAATTGGTAAGAGCACCATTTGGCAGGTCAGGCCCGTTATCGCAGCCCGTGGTTTTTCCGCTAAGCTCTTAAAATCACTGATGGTTAGACCAAGCCCCATAGCAAGCATAATCATCGCCAGTGTGGTTGGTAAAAAAAGATGGACCAAGGACTCGGTATTCATAGCCCC is a genomic window of Deltaproteobacteria bacterium containing:
- a CDS encoding RNA-binding S4 domain-containing protein — its product is MSEENLTIRLDQFLKMAGVVESGGQAKVLIQSGEVTVNGEVDTRRKRKLRLGDVVELDGHEMEVTLD
- a CDS encoding flagellin FliC is translated as MALSMVTNIASLRAQKNLSKTTAMLGESVNRLSSGLRINKAGDDAARSAISTELTAHTQGIYQAKRNASDSVSMVQTAEGAMQEMTGIVQRMRELSVQASNEGTMDTTERGYLDQEFQLLESELDRIVSVTEFNGTNLIDGSLSTGTNFQVGYKNTANDRISLSIANTGSTSLGLNDELLTSATGAQKAISALDTALSTINTQRATLGATQNRLEMTINNLSASYENHSASLSRIRDVDVAEETARFTSHQILTQAGTSVLAQANALPQAALMLLG
- a CDS encoding DUF3820 family protein, translating into MEIVEMRMPFGRYKGQRLSDLPEPYLVWFSQQGFPKGKLGQLMETVYVIKLNGLNHILAELKCIAQDR
- a CDS encoding HAD family hydrolase; this encodes MKPKELLEDILRRARTVKEAGGNPLVVLDLDGTLFDNGPRTWKLVAEALEESGFEAERKKLNATSNRFLPYLVTDFLEQAGIHGDDLVDQVKKYWFSRFFTDRYQEYDVPLEGSVAFVKALYEAGVTMVYLTGRDVPGMLSGCTESLRANGFPVGLIRTMMILKPDFETEDLVFKKEAASFISQTGTVVAAFDNEPGNCNLFLNSWPDALSVFLDTTCGPNPPALLDGVLSIERFE
- a CDS encoding bile acid:sodium symporter family protein translates to MNTESLVHLFLPTTLAMIMLAMGLGLTISDFKSLAEKPRAAITGLTCQMVLLPICGFGVAWLFGLRSELAVGLVVLTACPGGAHSNLFTNLARGDTALSVTMTAVSGVLTVVTIPLIASGALQAFATGESDLSLPMGETVTKVFVLMALPIATGMALRAWSEKYARLMEKIVKSIAVFLLVVLIAGAVGRQASRLGELVHEVGAAVVALNVGTMLLGFVVTRSLALPGRQTIAIVMEVGIQNSALAVGLTMSFFGADYAVPAIVYSLFVYLTGFLIVLIGRTIYPEP